In one window of Labilibaculum sp. DW002 DNA:
- a CDS encoding DUF4271 domain-containing protein has protein sequence MVQNNSQNSTVIPISELNDSLSRETISPINDTLNKSIDSSLKLTFSTSQSDSLLISNPSLQDTIVSVPRNFQAEKGVPITSFNSDWMVGVLLFALVLMAIVRFSFSKYLFKVFDSILNYQTASNLLSEKNMRNLRGSIFLNFLFFVNLALFLVQYAVYILSLNQENNNFIFFLYSFLLLVVVYSGKAIIIRLMGYIFGAIKEAKEYLHTVFIYNKNLGLFLLPITISVPFIAPYATPMLLNFGLFITLIFYTFRLFRGFKILFRKHVSIFYMILYLCALEIFPLLMIYKLLVG, from the coding sequence ATGGTGCAAAATAATTCACAAAATTCAACAGTAATACCGATTTCTGAATTAAATGATTCCCTAAGCAGGGAAACTATTTCGCCCATAAATGATACACTAAATAAAAGTATCGATTCGAGTTTAAAACTTACTTTTAGTACTTCCCAATCAGATTCTTTACTGATTTCTAATCCATCTCTTCAAGATACAATTGTGTCTGTACCGCGAAATTTTCAGGCTGAAAAAGGTGTTCCTATCACCTCTTTTAATAGTGATTGGATGGTTGGAGTCTTGCTTTTTGCTCTTGTTTTAATGGCTATTGTACGATTTTCTTTTAGCAAATACCTTTTTAAAGTTTTCGACTCCATTCTCAATTACCAAACGGCCTCTAATCTTCTCTCTGAAAAAAACATGCGAAATTTAAGAGGTTCTATCTTTTTAAACTTCTTATTCTTTGTGAACCTAGCTCTTTTTTTGGTTCAATATGCAGTTTACATTCTCTCTTTAAACCAGGAGAATAACAACTTTATCTTCTTTCTTTATTCATTCTTACTTTTAGTCGTAGTTTATAGTGGAAAAGCTATCATTATTCGCCTTATGGGATACATATTTGGTGCAATAAAGGAAGCTAAAGAGTACTTACATACCGTTTTTATCTATAATAAAAACCTTGGCCTATTCCTTTTGCCAATAACAATTAGTGTTCCATTTATAGCTCCGTATGCCACGCCAATGCTACTAAATTTCGGTTTATTTATCACCTTAATATTCTATACTTTTAGGTTATTTAGAGGGTTTAAAATATTATTCCGCAAACATGTTTCTATATTTTATATGATTTTGTATCTTTGCGCTCTGGAAATATTCCCTTTACTGATGATTTACAAATTATTAGTAGGATAG